GAGCTGCTGCGGATCGAATCCAAGCTCGGGAACCGGGTGACGGCGCTGTCGGGCGGCGAGATGCAGCGCGTCTCCATCGGCCGGGCGCTGGTTCGCGAGCCGAACCTCTTCCTGATGGACGAGCCGCTGTCCTCGCTGGACGCCAAGCTGCGCGAGGACCTCAGGGTGGAGCTGAAGCGCATCCAGCGCGACCTCGGCGCGACCATCCTCTACGTGACCCACGACCAGCTCGAGGCGATGACCCTCGCCGACCGCATCGGCGTCCTCGCCTCGGGCCGGCTGGTGCAGGTGGACACGCCGCGCGCCGTCTACGAGACCCCCGCCGACGTCTACGCCGCGCAGCGCCTCGGCAGCCCGCAGATCAACCTCGTGCCGCCGGGGACGCTGGCGATCGGCGGAACGCCGGCGGGCGCGGCGACGGTCGGCGTCCGGCCGGAGGACGTCGTCCTGCACAAAGGTGCGGCAAACGGAACCGGCGTGACCGGCCAGATACTTACCATCGAACATTTTGGTGTAGAGACGATTGCGCTCGTCGAGATCGCGGGGCGGCACGTTCATGCGCTGGTCGGACCGCGTGCGGACTTTGCCCACGGCACGGCCGTGGTCGCCTCCGTCCGTCCCGGCGCGGCGCTGTACTTCGATAGCGCGGGAGTGAGGCTTTCATGAGTACCGAGACCGAGGCGCCGGCGGAGGCGGCCGGCGACACCGCCCTGATCGCCGCCCTCATCGCCGCCGCCCACGACACCATCACCACCCACCGCGACGAACTCTCCGAGCTCGACCGGGCGATCGGCGACGGCGACCACGGACACAACATGGCCCGCGGCTTCGACGCGGTCGCCGCGGCGGCGGACGAGATCACGGCCCTCCCTTTCGGCAAGGCCCTCGCCAAGGCCGGCACCACGCTGGTGATGAAGGTCGGCGGCGCGTCGGGGCCGCTCTACGGCTCGGCGCTGATGGCGGCCGGGAAGGTTCGCGACGAGGCCCCGACCACGCTCGCCGAGGTGGTGGAGCTCCTCGACGCGGCGGTCGACGCGGTGAAGAAGCGCGGCAAGTCCGACGTCGGCGCCAAGACCATGCTCGACGTTCTGGTCCCGGTCGCCGATGCGCTGCGCGCCGGGCCGGCCGAGCCGCTCGGCACCGCGCGCGAGAGCGCGGCGGCCGCCCTCGAGGCGACGCGGGACATGGTCGCCACGAAGGGCCGCGCGGCGTTCCTCGGCGAGCGCTCCGCCGGGCACCTCGACCCCGGCGCACGATCCTCGACGCTGTTGATCGACGCGGTTTCTGCGGTGCTGGAGAAGTCATGAGCGACAACGTTTCGATCGTGATCGTCTCGCACTCGGCGGACGTCGCGAAGGGCGCGGCGGACATGGTGCGCCAGATGGTCGGTGAGGAGGTCCGTGTCGCCTGCGCCGGGGGCACCGCCGACGGCGGCCTCGGCACCGACGTCGCCGCCATCATGGCCGCCATCGAGGAGGTCTGGACCGAGAAGGGCGTCGCCGTCCTCGTGGACCTCGGCGGCGCCGAGACCAACTCGGAGATGGCGATCGAGATGCTGGGCGAGGACAAAGGCGCGCACGTCGCGATCCTGAACGCGCCCGTCGTCGAGGGCGCGGTGATGGCCGCGACCGAGGCGTCGGGCGGCTCCTCGCTCGACGAAGTGCGGCAGACGGCAGAGGATTTTGGAGCATGACCGGTTCGGCAGCGGCGTCCGCGATGGGCGAATGGATCGAGGGCGCGGCGACGATCGTCGACCCGACGGGCCTGCACGCCCGCCCCGCCGTGAAGCTGACCAAGCTCGCCAAGACGTTCGGCGCCGTCGTGGAGGTGCGCGCCGACACCGACGCCACGTGGACCAACGCCAAGTCGCCCAACTCGGTGATGAAGATGAAGGCCGCGCACGGCAGCCCGCTCCACATCCGCGCCTCCGGCGAGGACGCGGACGCCGCGGTGGCGGCGCTGGTCGCGCTGGTGGAGCGCAACTTCGATGCCTAGCGAGACGGCGGAGGCCGTGCGCGAGGCGGTCCACCGCGGCACCGCCGTGTGTGGCGGCGTCGCGATCGGCCCCCTCCACGTCCTCAGGGGCGTGGCGGTCGCGCGGCGCGAGGCTGCCGCGACGCCGCAGGAGGAGGTGGGCGCCTTCCGCGCCGCCCTCGCCGCCGCCACCGCGGCGCTCGAGGCCGTGCTCGCAGCGGAGGACGAGCTCGCGGGCGACATCCTGGAGTTCCAGGCCGCCCTCCTCGACGACCCGGACCTCATCGAGCCGATCGCCGCGACCATCGCCCTTGGAACGCCCGCCCACGACGCGTGGGCGGCGGCGATGGACACCGAGATCGCCGCGTACCGCGAGGACGGCGACCCGGTGCTGAGCGCTCGCGCCGACGACCTCGCCGACCTCAGGACACGCGTACTGCTCGCCCTCTCCGGCGGCGAGGGCGGAGGTGGTACGACGCCGGCCGGCGCCATCATCCTCGCCGTGGAGATGACGCCGTCCTCCTTCCTGGCGCTGGACCACGCCCGCATCGCCGGTGTCGCCACGACCGGCGGGAGCCCGACGAGCCACGTCTCGATCCTGGCGAAGGCACGCGGGGTGAACCTCGTCGTCGGGCTCGACACGGTGCCGGACGAGACGCTGGAGGGCGCGACGGCGATCCTCGACGCGAGCGACGGCACCCTCGTCACCAACCCCGCGCCCGTCACCCTCGGCGAGGCGGAGGCGCGGCGCGCTGCCGGGGCCGCGGCGCGCAGCGCGGCGGACGCGCGGGCGGCCGACCCGGCCGTCACCGCCGACGGCGTGCCGGTCAAGGTGATGGTCAACATCGACGACCCGGCGCTCCTCGACCTGATCGGCCCCGCGATCTGCGACGGCGTCGGCCTCACCCGGACCGAGTTCCTGTTCGCGGACGGGGCGCCGGACGAGGACACCCAGTTCACCTTCTACGCCCGCCTCCTCGCGTGGGCGGACGGGCGGCCGGTGACGATCCGCACCCTCGACGCGGGCGGCGACAAGCCGATCCCCGGCGTGACGTTCGACGGCGAGGCGAACCCGTTCCTGGGTGTGCGCGGCGTGCGGCTGTCGCTCGGCCGGCCGGACCTCCTGCGCACCCAGCTCCGCGCGCTCGCCCGGGCGGCCGCGACGACCCCCGTCCCGCTGAAGGTGATGGTGCCGATGGTGACGGTGCCGGACGAGCTGGAACGGGTGCGGGCGCTGCTCGCCGAGGCAGTCGCCGCGCTCGAAGCTGCCGGCACGCCCTGCGCGACGCCGATCCTCGGAACGATGATCGAGGTGCCGGCGGCGGCGCTGACCGCGGGCACGTTCGATGCCGGCTTCTACTCGATCGGCTCCAACGACCTCATCCAGTACGCGACCGCGAGCGCGCGCGACAATCCCGCCGTCGCCTCGCTCGCCGACCCGCTGAACCCGGCCGTCCTGGAGCTCATAGCGCGGACCGTCGCGGCGGGCGCGGCGCGGGGCGTCGAGGTCTCGCTGTGCGGCGACATGGCGTCGTCGCCGGCGCTCGCCGGTGCGCTCCTCGCCACGGGCCTGCGCGTCTTCAGCGCGGCACCGGCGGAGGTGGGCGCGGTGAAGCAGGCGATCCGCGCCTCGGTCTCCAACGCGCCGGAGGACGGCGGCGATGCGTGACGCGACGCGGCGGCCTCCAGTGCGCACGAGGCAACCCGACCACGGGGCAGGCCGTGGATGACGAGGAGGCCGACGCGGACCCGGTCGCCCAGTACAAGCGCCTCCTGAAGGCGGCGCTGGAGCGACGGCCCTCGGGCACGCGCCAGAAGCTCGCCGAGGCGATCGGCACCCACAAGAGCTTCATCAGCCAGGTCACGAACCCGGCCTACCGCGTGCCGCTTCCCGCGCAGCACATCCCGACGCTCTTCCGCGTCTGCCACTTCGGGCCGGAGGAGAAGCGCGCCTTCCTCGAAGCCTACCGCATCGCCCACCCGGGTCAGGCGGGCGCCATCGAGGAGCTGGCGCGGATCGACGCGGACGTCCTTCGCATTCCGATGCCGTATTTTTCCGACCCCGCGACCCGCCGCGACGTCGAGGAGCTGATCCGCGACTTCGCCGAGCGGGTGATCGCGCTCGCGCAGAAACCGCAATAAGCCGCGGGGCGGACGACCCCCGAGGAGGACCCCATGAAGAAACTGATCAACAGCCCCGACACGCTGCTGGCCGAAAGCCTCGCCGGGTTCGGCGCGGTGCACGCGGACATCGTCAACGTGAACCTCGACCCGATGTTCGTCACCCGCAAGGACGCGCCGCGCGCCGGCAAGGTCGCGCTGATTTCGGGCGGCGGCACCGGGCACGAGCCGATGCACGCGGGGTTCGTCGGCATGGGGATGCTCGACGCGGCCTGCCCCGGCCAGGTCTTCACCTCGCCGACCCCGGACCAGATGATCGCGGCGATGGAGGCGGTCGATGGAGGCGCCGGCATCCTCCTGATCGTCAAGAACTACGCCGGTGACGTCATGAACTTCGAGATGGCGGCCGAAATGGCGTCCGGGCCGGTCGAGACGGTGCTGACCAATGACGACGAGGCGGTCGAGGAATCGACCCACAGCCAGGGCCGGCGGGGTGTCGCGGCGACGGTGATCGTGGAGAAGATCGTCGGCGCGGCCGCCGAGCGCGGCGGCGACCTCGCGTCGCTGAAGGCACTGGGCGACGCCGTCAACGCGGCGTCCGGCACGATGGGCGTCGCGCTGACGAGCTGCACCGTTCCGGCCGCCGGGCTGCCCACCTTCACGCTCGCAGAGGACGAGATGGAGATGGGCATCGGGATCCATGGCGAGCCCGGCCGGCGCCGCGTCGCGATGATGACGGCGAGCGCCATCGCCGAGGAGATCGTCGGCGCGATCGTCGACGACGTGAAGCTCGCCTCGGGGGAGGAGGTGCTGCTCCTCGTGAACGGCATGGGCGGCACGCCGCTCCTGGAGCTCTACGGCCTGTACGACGCCGCCGCCCGTGTCGCGAAGGGGCACGGCCTGACGATCACGCGCTCGCTGGTCGGCAACTACTGCACCTCGCTGGAGATGGCGGGCGCCTCGATCACGCTGACCCGCCTCGACGCCGAGCGCACGGCGCTGTGGGACGCGCCGGTCCGCACCGCGGCCTTTCACTGGGGCTGAGGCGCCGCCCCGCCCGGAGGCGGTCCCGCCGACCAGCTCGGGCAAACTGCTCCTATGGCCGCTTGCGCATGAGGCCGGAGACGTAGGTCTCCGGCGGCCAGTCCCTGGTCTCGGCGTCGAAGAACGCGGCGAGGCCGTCCTCGATCAGCCGGCTCGGGACGCCGGCGTCCGCGAACATCGCGCGGGCGTAGCGGACGTCCTTGGCGGCGTTCTCAAGGCTGAACTTGAGGCCGTCGTAGTGGCCGGCGACGACCGGGGGCATGATCGCCATGAACGTGCCGGAGCGGCTGCCGCTCGCGGAGATGACCTCCACCATGCGGGTCATGTCGACGCCGACGGAGTCGCACCGGCGCATCGCCTCGACGGTCAGCGCCGCCTGCCCCTGGGTGATGAAGTTGTTGATGAGCTTGGCCGCGTGGCCGGTTCCGGGCGGTCCCATTCGCACGATCGTCTTCGAGGTGAGCTGGAGGAACGGCTCGACGCGGGCGAAGTCCGTCTCCGAGGCGCCGACCATCGAGACGAGCGTGCCCGCCTCCGACTCGGCCGGCCCGCCGGTGACGGGCGCGTCGATGAGGGCGATGCGCGAGTGGGAGAGGTCGACGGCGATCTCGCGGGTGACGGACGGGAGCGAGGTGCTGGTGTCGACGATCATCGCGCCGGGCGTCAGCACGCCGCGGACCCGCTCGACGACATCGCGCACCACGTCGGCGTTCGGCAGGCACAGGAAGAGGACGTCGGCCTGCTCGGCGACGGCCTCGACCGAGGCGAGGACGGTGATGCCCGCGCCGAGAAGCCTGCCCTCGTGCGCCCGGTTGCGGTGCAGCGTGGTGATGACGGGATGCGCGCGGGCGAGGCTCATGGCCATCCCGGTGCCCATCAGCCCAGGGCCCAGAAATCCAATGCGCATCATGTCCATGTCGCCACCCCGTTCCGGCACTTAGCCTTCAGGTTTTCAATCGGCGACGGACCGGTCTTCCTTCGCCGCGACGGCCGAAACCGTCACGACACAGGGAAATGCGCCGAGC
Above is a genomic segment from Acuticoccus sediminis containing:
- a CDS encoding ABC transporter ATP-binding protein — encoded protein: MTAAALHNATKRFGDTVAVADATLEVADGEFVVLLGPTGAGKTTTLRLFAGLETPEEGRVTIAGEDVTRLGPAERDVAFVFQQYSLYPHLTVYENLAFPLKAPGRASGGRRVSADAIRRRVTEIAELLRIESKLGNRVTALSGGEMQRVSIGRALVREPNLFLMDEPLSSLDAKLREDLRVELKRIQRDLGATILYVTHDQLEAMTLADRIGVLASGRLVQVDTPRAVYETPADVYAAQRLGSPQINLVPPGTLAIGGTPAGAATVGVRPEDVVLHKGAANGTGVTGQILTIEHFGVETIALVEIAGRHVHALVGPRADFAHGTAVVASVRPGAALYFDSAGVRLS
- the dhaL gene encoding dihydroxyacetone kinase subunit DhaL, translated to MSTETEAPAEAAGDTALIAALIAAAHDTITTHRDELSELDRAIGDGDHGHNMARGFDAVAAAADEITALPFGKALAKAGTTLVMKVGGASGPLYGSALMAAGKVRDEAPTTLAEVVELLDAAVDAVKKRGKSDVGAKTMLDVLVPVADALRAGPAEPLGTARESAAAALEATRDMVATKGRAAFLGERSAGHLDPGARSSTLLIDAVSAVLEKS
- the dhaM gene encoding dihydroxyacetone kinase phosphoryl donor subunit DhaM, with translation MSDNVSIVIVSHSADVAKGAADMVRQMVGEEVRVACAGGTADGGLGTDVAAIMAAIEEVWTEKGVAVLVDLGGAETNSEMAIEMLGEDKGAHVAILNAPVVEGAVMAATEASGGSSLDEVRQTAEDFGA
- a CDS encoding HPr family phosphocarrier protein, coding for MTGSAAASAMGEWIEGAATIVDPTGLHARPAVKLTKLAKTFGAVVEVRADTDATWTNAKSPNSVMKMKAAHGSPLHIRASGEDADAAVAALVALVERNFDA
- a CDS encoding putative PEP-binding protein yields the protein MPSETAEAVREAVHRGTAVCGGVAIGPLHVLRGVAVARREAAATPQEEVGAFRAALAAATAALEAVLAAEDELAGDILEFQAALLDDPDLIEPIAATIALGTPAHDAWAAAMDTEIAAYREDGDPVLSARADDLADLRTRVLLALSGGEGGGGTTPAGAIILAVEMTPSSFLALDHARIAGVATTGGSPTSHVSILAKARGVNLVVGLDTVPDETLEGATAILDASDGTLVTNPAPVTLGEAEARRAAGAAARSAADARAADPAVTADGVPVKVMVNIDDPALLDLIGPAICDGVGLTRTEFLFADGAPDEDTQFTFYARLLAWADGRPVTIRTLDAGGDKPIPGVTFDGEANPFLGVRGVRLSLGRPDLLRTQLRALARAAATTPVPLKVMVPMVTVPDELERVRALLAEAVAALEAAGTPCATPILGTMIEVPAAALTAGTFDAGFYSIGSNDLIQYATASARDNPAVASLADPLNPAVLELIARTVAAGAARGVEVSLCGDMASSPALAGALLATGLRVFSAAPAEVGAVKQAIRASVSNAPEDGGDA
- the dhaK gene encoding dihydroxyacetone kinase subunit DhaK yields the protein MKKLINSPDTLLAESLAGFGAVHADIVNVNLDPMFVTRKDAPRAGKVALISGGGTGHEPMHAGFVGMGMLDAACPGQVFTSPTPDQMIAAMEAVDGGAGILLIVKNYAGDVMNFEMAAEMASGPVETVLTNDDEAVEESTHSQGRRGVAATVIVEKIVGAAAERGGDLASLKALGDAVNAASGTMGVALTSCTVPAAGLPTFTLAEDEMEMGIGIHGEPGRRRVAMMTASAIAEEIVGAIVDDVKLASGEEVLLLVNGMGGTPLLELYGLYDAAARVAKGHGLTITRSLVGNYCTSLEMAGASITLTRLDAERTALWDAPVRTAAFHWG
- a CDS encoding NAD(P)-dependent oxidoreductase is translated as MMRIGFLGPGLMGTGMAMSLARAHPVITTLHRNRAHEGRLLGAGITVLASVEAVAEQADVLFLCLPNADVVRDVVERVRGVLTPGAMIVDTSTSLPSVTREIAVDLSHSRIALIDAPVTGGPAESEAGTLVSMVGASETDFARVEPFLQLTSKTIVRMGPPGTGHAAKLINNFITQGQAALTVEAMRRCDSVGVDMTRMVEVISASGSRSGTFMAIMPPVVAGHYDGLKFSLENAAKDVRYARAMFADAGVPSRLIEDGLAAFFDAETRDWPPETYVSGLMRKRP